TGGCTACTTGTAAAGCATATGATCTGAAGAGAATAGATGGAGCCAACTCTTTAGATCTTACTCCAACAATTTTTAACAACACCTTGGCCCTCTTCTGCTGATAAAAAGAATTCTCAAGCCTTTTAACAGCTTTATAGCTTCCTTAATATAGCTCTTCCACTAAGATAATGTTATCAAAATGAACTGCCCATCCTTCTTGGGAAAAGCTCTGCAGGCTATTTCCTGAGTTAACAGCATGGCTTTATCTCCCTGGATTAGCACTGATTTAATATGAGATCAATAGTCAAACTTCCCTGAAGAATTTAGTAAAATATGAGTACTATATTTCACAACAGTTTCTTCAGGGATATAAACAATCCAAAATCAGTATTTGAGTAATGTTGTATTATATTATTGTTGTAGTAATATTTCAAGAATAAATATGAAGTTTGAGGTAACTATGGGCCATAAAACATGGTCATATTGTACCAATACGTAAGCAAAGTTCAAATCTGGATCatgagaaaaaaaccaaaacatcatCAACAATGATACCAGCCACATCTCTGAACTAAATCTGATTTCTCTGAGGAAGATAGGTATTGAATTTGTTATAATAGAATATGCCTATGAAGGACTGAGTAACAAACCCATAATTCCCCCAAAATAATCAGATTACACTGATAAATCTATTAGTTACACGGGAGAAAAAGCAGACATGATTAAAATCTCCTTTGGCCTCTCATATGTCTTTTCTAGGCAATGCTGTTCCTGATAAGACACATGGCACAAAATAGGGttttgctacacacacacacacacacacacacacacactcatgtcaaggcacacacaagtgTGCAATTTAAGGAAGatggcagtttcttaaatagaaaaatcaaatgaTAATAGCAACAGGTGAAGTtttgggcttcttttttttttttaaaggggaagaACCTTTTTCTtccaccacttcttttttttattgttactattattattttttttacagagacagagagtcagagagagggatagacagggacagagagatgaaaagcatcattagttttttgttgcacactgCGACATCTTaattgtcattgattgctttctcatatgtgccttgaccacgggccttcagcagaccaagtaaccccttgctggagccagcgaccttgggtccaagctggtgagcttttgcttaaaccagatgatcccgcgctcaagcccacgacctcggggtcttgaacctgggtccttagcatccccgtccgacgctcttatccactgcgccaccgcctggtcaggcaattttgggCTTCTGATGAAGAAATACTGGCACCTCTACATAGGCACAGCCTGAAAATGGTACAGTGCTGGCCTTTGTACAGCCTGTCTCTAACACAGCCAGAGAGAAAAATGTTATAATCTAGCAGAATTAGCCCTTCAGAGTCTAAGGTGAAGCATTTCATCAGACAATAATTGCACACTCACTGCATACAAAGGCAAAGGATTAGGTGCTAAGGGATCAATATAAAAGAACACCTCACTACTTTAGAATTAAAAACTGCATTGTCATTTTCTCAAGCCCATATGTTTTAGGatatgaaacaaaatatatattatatatctcttGCAATGGTGCAGGAGTATTtaggaacagcaaaaagaaattgTGCCAAGAAACCCCTTCCCCCTCAGCCTTTGTAGAAATGCCCTACGGGTTCCGTGAAAATGATGTAAGATTTCTTTAGCAAGTTAAACACCACTCTGTTACTCTCTCCCTTAACTTTTTTTCATAACACTTAAGGCCACCTGACATTTTATATGTGTCATTTGTCTTTCCCAACTAGAATATCAGTTCCATGAAGGCAgagatttcaaatattttgttcacAGATATATTCTCTAGTATTCCCAGCATAGACCAAGTCAGGAGTCAGAGGACCAGAAACTTGTTTGAGGAGACACGAGTGTGACTGCAAAAACAAAgcaacatattttattaaaaggacTGAAGGAATCAAATAGCTAACTTATCTTAAGAGtatattatgcctgaccaggcagtggcgcagtagatagagctacagcctgggatgcagaggatccaggtttgaaacccggaggatgagagcttgagcgcagggtcactggcttgagcatgggatcatagatacgaCTCCCTGgtcgttgctggcttgaagcccaaggtcactggcctaattagcaaggagtcactggcttggccagagccccctggttaaggcacaaatgaaaaagcaaccaatgaactaaggtgcctcaatgaagaactgatgcttctcttttctctcccttcctgtctttctgtccttatctgtccctctctttgtctctctctctctctctcttaaaaaaaaagtaaactaaattTATCTGTCTTTTCCATGTCTGAAATCTGACCATAGACTAGTATTAGTTTTTCTTCCTTGATAAAACTTTCAAAACTTATTtagtaaagttttttttctcctgcctACAAGATGTTAACACCTCAGATGGAAATGGTCTCCGATTTCTATTTTTAGAGTTAGCCTAGTCACAAGGTAGTCTCTACAAATCACTCTGCTCTATCTCTCAGTTTACTAAGGATGCCTGGGAACATGAATTGTCAGCCAAACAGGAAGAGGGTCCTTCTGCCTAACTCCAAAATGCCTAAGTCATATGGATGTGGTGAGGTTTAATGATGGATATAAACCACTGCAGATGGATTTCCCACAGTGTGGGGGTTAAAAAGCAAACATGTAATTTAACTTCCTCTGTATGAATTCAGGGCTGGTAGAAAGGACTGCCTATTAAATATAGCTGAGCAAATGTCCCAGTATTTGCATAACATGTTTTTAACTAAAGAGACCCCTTCTGTATTCCTGCTATAGATGACACACCACACTCCAAATATAAGCAAAGGGATGTGATTGATCTGAGTCTGGCAAAGttatactgttaaaaaaaatgtcagttcATAAACATTTGTAACCAATAAggcctcccccctttttttcaggAAGGGGTATAAAGAGCCCTGGCGGGAGAGCTCAGTTACCCAATACACTAAGGTTGAGGGTGCGATCCTTGGgtagggcacaaacaagaattaaccaatgaatgcataaataagcagaacaaatcaatgtttctctctctccctctctctcaaatcaataaattaaaaataaacaattttagcctgacctgtggtggcgcagtagataaagcgacgacctggaaatgctgaggttgacggtttgaaaccctgggcttgcctggtcaaggcacatatggaagttgatgcttccagctcctcccccccttctctctctgtctctctctcctctctctctccctctctgtctctctctctccctttctctctcctctctaaaatgaataaataaaaaatttaagaaaaaaaacaattttaaagaagaGGCTTAAAGAGTTATTTCCACCTGGATACTGTTATTTGTGCCTCCTCTGTGGTCTTGAGTTCCTCTTGGTTGTATATAGCTAGCATGTCCTCCCTAAGTTGTTCTACCTTAGTAACTATAATTCCAaacctcccttcccccagtgaTGCCTCATCAGAATTATTCTTCCTGTACTCACACAAATGGAAACAACAGTTGAAAGCGCTGGGGGATGCAGCCAGTGCAGGTCTCAAACTCATTCTCTGCTAAGCACAAGCTGAATTTTTCTACCTCTCTTCACTTGGCAGAGTTTCTGTCTTGGCTCAGGGTTAGTGATCTTGCATGGCATATGAGGCTTAGGACCCAGGAGGCGCCTTTCAGCCGAAAAAACACCTCGCTGCAGCAAGCTAGCTGGGAAGCTCCCAGTTCTAAAGAGAGGCTGTTTACCAGAAGAGCAAAAACAAGGGCAGGTCTGACTGCAAGCCTGGGACCAGGAGGCAGAGCTGCTGCCAAGAGGACCCCGTTAGTCAATCACCTGCAAGATGAAAGCGGTGAGGATGCTGTTGGCTTGGGTGCAAACATTCCTCGTCAGCAACATGCTACTAGCAGAAGCCTATGAATCTGGAGGTAAGATTACTGTCTTTCTGCAGCAACTTAATGAAGCAGAGAGGGTAAAGCTTTCTATTTCCCAAGCATGGCCAGGCTACACAGAAAGATGACAGGAAAGGAAGCTCTTAGCTGGTTTCTGCTGTCCcatggaagctttttttttttttttctttttcctccttttcactgCCAGGGGCTTGCAGCTCCATTTTTACCATTAGGAACAAAGGCAAGTAGCTCCTTTCTTTCCGTTTCCTTGCCTGTGGTTTATGAGTGGATGGTACTTGAGGATTCACCTCCCCTACTCCCTAAAGTCCTGTTCTTTTCAGAGGCTTTGCATGTTGTGGCCAGAGCACAGCCCTCCTTCCAGCAGCCTCTTCCTGCTGAGGGGAGTGGGAGTTCGGAGTTACATCCAGGCACACGATGAGGCAGGTTCCCTCCATTTGAGGCTCTTTTGCCTGACTGAATAAGGCTTTTGTAGGATTCTCTCAGGAGGGAGTGTTCCCTATGGAAGTGTGGCCATATCTGAGGAGAAGGGAACACCAGAGTTTATGTAACATGGATTTACAACACAGGAATGAATTTCAGGCCTGACTGCCCACCGAACCAAAACACACAGGCCTCGTCGCACCCTCCTCCACGGGGGCCACAAGTTCCAGAATAGCAACGCTTTGCTTGTGCAgtgctgacatttaaaaaatacaaacaaaaaaataagtctaAGCATTGCCGGTTTTCCACGTGAGTCAGGGATGCCCCGCAGGGTCCAGGGTCTTCCAGCCCAGGTGACGCGGGCTCCCCAGCTCGCCAATCAGTGTCTGAGGGGCTCCTTTCCTCACAGGCTGCTTCTGGGACAACGGCCACTTGTACCGGGCGGACCAGCCCTCCCCCGCTCCGGGCCTCCGCTGCCTCAACTGGTTAGATGCGCAGAGTcgcctggcctctgcccccgaGTCGGGTGAGTGTCCGCCccgggcggcgggcgggcggcgACCGCAGTCCCGGCCCCGGCCCATGGcgccttctctcccctcccaggcGCCGGCAACCACAGCTACTGCCGGAACCCGGACCAGGACCCGCGCGGGCCCTGGTGCTACGTCAGCGGCCAGGGTGGCGCCCCCGAGAAGCGGCCTTGTGAGGACCTGCGATGCCCAGGTACCCACCCGGGACCACCGTGGCCACGGCTGTGGGAGCGGCCGTTACAGCCGCCGCGCACGTGCGGCCGCACGACGGCGGCCGGCCCCGCCCCGTCCCACGCCTTCCGATTGGCCAGGACTGTCTCCAGGCCGCAGGGCCCAAAGGCCATTGGCCGCCACCGCCGCTCTCAGTGAGCTCACCCTCCGCGAGCTCCGTGTAAACAACCCAGGGCGGCGAGGCCCTGCCCACCGGCTGCTGCGAGCTCCCGCATCCGGAGCGCTACCTCCGGAAGCTCCAGCGCCCTGTCCCGGGTTCGAGGTCCTTAGAGATCCCTTCATAGTTTACTGACCAGTTGTGGAGCCCCCGTGGGAAGAAGCCCTTTCTGGgatctgagacccagagaagttaCAGCGGCTTACTGAGGCAGTGGCAAGGTTTAAATTTGAATCCAAGTTTCTTAGATTCCGGAGCGCAGGTTTGTTGCTCCTGAGGCAGCAAGACGGTTTTCTAGGACGACATGGAATTTGTAAACATGTAACATAGGGATTGGCACGAGGCGTGGGCTCAATAAATGTGAGCTTCCCAGAGGAGTCAGGATTGACACCTGGAGAAGATGGCAACTGAGCTGAGCCTTGGAAGACTGCAAGGCTTTGAACAGATGAAGAcgtgggaggcaggagaggccCTTTCTTATGGGCTTTCCCTTACATTTGCCTTGCCCTAGCTATGGTGCAGCCTTCTCAAGCCTGGTCTTGCCCATAGGGCAGAGTTTGATTTCAGTGTGTATGGGTCATTTCAAGGGGGATCCTCCTTATCTCCCACAATATTAAGGACAGGTTCAGCTTGGAATTCACTCAGGCCACTCTCTGATTAGAGTTGTTTCCCACTTCACCTCCAGAGTCTATTTCCCAGGACCTGCCAACTTCCACCATAGAAAGTGAGGAGGCATCTGAAGTGCCAAGTGGAGATGAGGTGCAGGTGTTCGCTCCTGCCAATGCCCTGCCCTCTGGGAGCGAGGCAGCAGCTGTGCAGCCAGTGATTGGAATCAGCCAGCGGGTTCGAGTGAACTCCAAGGAGAAAAAGGACCTAGGAACCTTGGGTATGACTGCTCCAACCCTGTCCTTACAGGATTCATgaagaaatatttgctgattgTATGGGGTGAGGCTAATGGGGCCTTGTGTCTTGTCCTTGGCAGGCTATGTTCTAGGCATTACCATGATTGTGATCATCATTGCCATCGGAGCTGGCATCATTTTTGGATACACCTACAAGAGGTCAGTAGCATCTTTCCTGGGCTCCCtcagaaaaggggagaaaggtaCATACAGTGGAATCAGATTCCTTTGTTGTGATAGTCTTATCCAAAAAGAAAGTGAGGTGTTGCAAGGGGAAAGCAGCTCAAGATAATGGATACTTGGTTCTGGTTTTTACCAGGTGACCTTGGACAAACCCTTTCCTTTGGTGCCTTTACGCCTCACCCTAAAGCTTTGTGAGGTAGGGGTTCTtgttccccattttacagatgaggagatagACCTTTGttagagaggtgaagtgactcaACTAGGTCACACTGCTTGGGAGTGGCACTGGATTCAaacccagcattttttttttttcctgagacagagagagggatagatagagacagacagacaggaatggagagagatgagaagcatcaatcattagtttttcattgtggcaccttactttttcattgattgctttctcatatgtgccttgactatggggctacagcagaccgagtaaccccttgctcgagccagcgaccttggggtccaagctggtgagcttttgttcaagccagatgagcttgcgctcaagctggtgacctcggggtctcgaacctgggtcctccgaatcccagttcgacactatccactgcgccaccacctggtcaggcaaaacccaGCTTTTTTGACACCAGATTCCCCCATGTCTAATCCAGTGTGTCTGATGTGGAAGTGAGTGGCCCCGCAAAAATCAAGTTGGGCACTCATTGCAGGGACCCTGGGAAACTCAGGGATATGCTCTGTAGCTGGAACAGAGGAGAAGGAATGCTTATTTTGAGAGGGCCCCTAATATACCATGTGACAAAGGCTATAAAAGTCAGTGACTAGTGCATGATGATAAGCCAGAGTTGCATTCATTTTTATAGGACTGTCTGACTTTGAGAAAATTGCCATTTGTGGGCAAAATCAGGGCATTTGACTTCCAGCCTGTGTGTGATATTTCTCTCCATGGTCTGAGAAGGCTTTCTGTAAAGGAAGTGACGTGATGGCCTGCATTTTCCAGTGGCGAGAGCCATGTCTGAACCCATAGCCTCAGTGGATCACCAGAATTAAATAATCTAAGGAGTCCTTAGAGGTTATATAGTCAatctcctcattttacagatgaaaaagagGAAGCGTTtggtaataacaacaacaataataaaaagagcaGCAGTAGGGAACATTTACCATTGTTTCAAGCAGTTTGCATGCTTTAATTCAATTCTCTCAATCACTTTTAAGAGGCAGGTGTTATTATCTTCaatttacagattaggaaactggGGCAAGAGAGGATATGTACCTTGCATGAGGTCACACACCTAGCATTTGATAAGGGCAAGTGATAAGGGCAAGTCTTAGCCCTGCACCTAACTAGCTACCCACCTATCTTTGGGCAGGTTGTCTGTTTCCTGCTCCAGAGCATGGGTCTAAGGCATGTGACTGCTTAGCACAATGGTCATAAACAATAGCTTTTTCGGTTCTGTAAAATGTGGGTACTTTACTAGCGCCCTCCAAACCAAGCCCTCTTCCTTTTCTGATTTTCTATGATTCAGGGAGCAGAGGTACAGAGAGGAAATATTTTGACCTGAGAAGGCCTCCTGAGTCCCAGTTCAAGGTTGTTGTCCCCAGTGGGATTATTGATGTGGGATACCtgctttattcatttcagagggtTAGATGAAATGATGTATTGGCCCTTGATTCTGACCTACAATTTGTCGTCAGAACCAAACCATGTTGGCTGAGTTTAGCCTTCCTTCCTTAGTCACTGGACAGCAGTTGAGTCTTCTCCAATCTTGTGACAGTGTCCAGGCCTTCAGGTGCTTGAACCAGCTAAACATTAATTCTGAGCTCAGTTCTTATGCCAATAAGGAAGCCAGGCTTTTCTTCTAGACTTGCTCCAACAGGCTGTCACGAGACTGCCCTTCCTATAAACTCAGGGGAAGGCACAAGTCACCAGACTCTTCGTCACTAACCACCAGACCACCCCTTTCCACAGCAAAAGTACTCCGAGTACAAACTATGCAACAGGAAACCACATGTGGGCTAAAGGCAAGCTCTCCCCAGAATCAGAGAATAGTGTTCTGGAAAGAGTTGTTGAGTATAGgttctctgcacctcagtttcttcaatgTTAAGTGGGGATATATCCCTCTTCCACACACACCATACCTaccccacacccacccacccagcatTATCATAAGTATTAAATGTAAACAGAACAGGAATCAGCTTAAACAATTACAGCAGCAGCCAACAGCCAACATTTTttgcatgcttttttttctttattgattttagagaagaaaggagagagggtggggagagcatagatctgttcctgtatgtgccctgaccagggatcagactggcaacttctgcactttgggacaatgttctaatcaactgagctatctggccagtgctgcatgctttctttttttcttttttttttctttttttctttttctgaagctggaaacggggagagacagtcagacagactcccgcatgcgcccgaccgggatccacccggcacgcccaccagggggcgacgctctgcccacgcgaccagagccactctagcgcctggggcagaggccaaggagccatccccagcgtccaggccatctttgctccagtggagccctggctgcatgaggggaagagagagacagagaggaaggagagggggaggggtggagaagcagatgggcgcttctcctgtgtgccctggccgggaatcgaacctgggacccctgcacgccaggccgacgctctaccactgagccaaccggccagggccgctgcgTGCTTTCTTAATAAGTAAAGCTGTACTGAATGCTCTTCCCTGATGATCTTGTACAGGCCTCATGACTACACTAGAAAGATCATTATTATACCGTTTTATAGTGAGGAGCTGAGACCTAGAGGAGTTGAGTGCAATGTCCAAGCTACGCAGCTATAAGGTGTGTGTAAGGATTACCAATACATCCCAAAAGTCTAGAGAGGCCCAGTAACTTCATGCAGGTTCACTCTGAATTGCAAAGGACAGTAGGAAAAATAGAAACTCTCAAAATAAGATAGCTAGGCTTAGAAGTCAAAAGAACCAGGATCTAGTTCTGGAATTGCTACTAATTCTGGGTGTGACACTGGATGAGTCATTTATCTTTTCTGGGTTTGTTAGAGTTTCCACATCTCTAAAATAGTGTAGGGGCAAGAGGTTCGCAATGATGTTCCTCCCTGCACTAATAGTTCCTAAAAAGACAATATTACCTGTTGGTGGCTGTAGACACTACTTGGttcaaattctggccctggccctggccagatagctcagttggttagaatgttgtcttgatatgcaaaggttgtaggATCCAtcctgggtcagagcacatacagaaacatattgatgtttccatttttctgaaaaggaaaaatagctCTGCCATTTGCTTGATTAAATAATTTGAGCTCTCTGCATTTGCCTTGACCCCTCTGAAACAGCAATTCTGATACCATGTAGGtttgttgtgaggatgaaataacAGTGTAGTTTGAGCATACAGTTGGTGTTAATAaccttagctgccttgaggaaTTGTTCCTGAGCAGCAGTGGGGCACAGCACTGCTTCTGACTAGGAAAATAGCTGTGATTCAGAGTTAAGGAATAATTTGAAGACACCTGTTGCCTGAAGGGGGTCTGAGGTGCCTCCATTCCCCCACAACTCCCCCAAAGAGGATCTTCATCCACACCTGCTCTCTCTGGGCAGCCCAGGTCCCAAACCTGGCCCTGGAGCAGTCAGGGATGGAATTACTGCAAGCCTTGAACTCTGCCAAAAGGCCATGAGGCTAATGGGATGGAGCTTTCCCCTTGTGGGGAAGGGTAGGGCAGGCATGCACCAGGCTTCCTCTCAGGGGAGGAAAGGTGGCGGGTGGGGGTGGGTTAGGGCTTAATGTGGTGGGTCTTTGTCCTGGTTCTCTACCACAGGTTCAGACTGCCAGTCTGCAACTCTCTGTTTCTGCCCCAAGCACAGTGTCTGTGCTAGCTCTGGAGAGtgcttattttctgataaaaaagGCAAGGGAAAAGCTGTAAGTCAACACCACTCCACCCCTTTAGGAGAGGAGCTGAGTCAGTGAATAAGCCTTTTGTTCTTTCTTGGCTGCCAGACAACAGCCTAGCTGTCCCCCCCCTGTCCTCCCCCAGAAAGCAGTGAGAATGGACTGAGCTGCCTGATGGTCAATGCAGCAGGCCTGGTGGCCTCTCAGATCTTGAAGTGAGCTGGGGGCAACTACTGCATCTCCAGGACTCATCATAGGCATTGTTAAAAGCAGGCACTTGGTGGGTTGGGTGTGTTTTGAGGCTTCTAAATGAATGAGACGGTAATCGAGATGAGTCCTAGCACCTGCTTCTTTTACCCTTGGCTGCTAGTCTAGCCCCTTTCTTCCCTATTAAtatgaaattgatttttttatcccCTAAAGACTTGTGTATGATGCAGCCTGACTCTTATCAACAGCTCAGCTGGCCACAGCCAGGTGTTTGGTAAAGGAGGTAGCTGAAGAAAGCAAGGTCTCACTTTCTTCATGCATAAAATGTGGATATTATCTTGCAAAGTTGGTGTGGAAATTAAACAGAGatggtatatatataaaaatggtgGCATCCAGTAGGTGTATAGGTAGCTTTTCTCATCCTGGATGATGGGAAGGCCATTTCTTGGCACCTTAGTAGGTACTCAGGAAGTACCTTCTTCCTCCAGACCCTTCTATTTTGAAATTCAGACCTGGACAAAAGATACTTAGTTACCTGCTGTGGGAGTTGGTGGTGTCCTGTACAGATGCTGATGAGAAGGATGGGGCAAGAGCTTCAGGCTTGCACATTGAGAAACACAATGACTCAGAGAGATGAGCTCACAATATGCCTTCTGTGACCTTACAGTGAGAACTAGGAAATCAGAGTACATATCATGTGAGGGATCTTACAGAATGTTAGGGGCCTTGGGGGAGTCCAAGGCCATGTCCTTGTTTGACAGATGatgaaattaatactcagagAGGGAGGGGAGTTGCTGAGGTCCCATAAATAATACTTACCTTGACTGGTCAGTAGAAGAGTTTCCTTGGGAAAACATTAAGATAACATTGCTTAGAGAGTCAAGTCATATTTCAGAGTCAAATTATAATAACCTTCTATGAGTTTTATAGGAGTTCCATTGTTTTCAAAATGCTTTCACACTCATCTTATTTTGAGGCAGATATAGTCCCCATTTCACAGGGAACCAAGACTCAGTAAGGCTGTTGTTACCAAGGGTCACACAGCTGAGGCTGAGCTGGTACTGGAACATGAGTAAAGAGAACTGGTTGCTTTAAAAACAATTCTGAGGCACCTGTACAAACTCCTCCCCTTCCAGCCCATTATTTCCTCAGTATTTTTCACCAGTCTCTGGAAACTTGTCATTGCACCTCACATCGTAAAGGATGCGTAACCTGTCAGATCTCAGCCTTCTCTCCCATGTCTGACACAGGCCCAAATTGTTTCACCAAGTCATCATCACCTACCTGTTGCAAGGCTTCTTTGGGGGGCAGCAGGCTTCTTCCAGGAATATTACCTCTGACAGTGAGCCAATGTGTTTAGTTGCTGGTTTTGGAGGATGCTAACCTGGGTCCTGGGTGCTGGTTCTGTTGTGTAGTGTGCTAGGCACTCATTAAACCCTTTGGCCGACAATGGTGGCAGCTGGTCCAGTGGGAAGGGCCCTACACATGCAGCCAGAACACTGAATTTGAGTCCCTGCCATTTCTTGGGTTGACCCTAACCAAGTCTTAACTTGTCTCAGTCAGAGCAGCagacactggtttgagcccaccaTGTGGTTGGAGCTGTTCCTTAATTTTCTGGGctatttccttttctataaaatgaatgcTAAGACCTAATTCTTAGGGTTCAGCTGAGAATGAAGTGAGATAATGTACATAAGGTCCTTAGCAGAGTGAAGGCTCCATGTGAGTAAATGGGGCAAACATATCCTGACTGGATCACTGAGCACTGAGAATTCAAAGGCATATGAACACTAAGGAATCTGATGGTCATTGTCTTATTGTTTCCCACTGACCTAAGGAACTCTCATAGTCCTTTTTGCCTTCTGCATGGGTTGGGGACAGTCTATTTCCAGCTGGGGCTCACAGCTTCTGGGACTTCAGGATAAGACTACTGTTTCAGGAAAGGATGGACAGGTTAGTTTTTTGGACTGTATGGGTTAGGGCCAAGATAGTTCTCTGGGTCCCTTGGCATCCTGGGCTGAAAGAACAAAACTGTATCTTGCTTTTAGAGTCTTTCTTTTACATACTCTTCCTTGAGCCCCAATGCAGTTCTATGAGGTTCATATTACTATTaccctactttacagatgaggaaacagagaacaAAGGTGTAGGAGCTCCTTGCTGAGTAAAGCCATGCAGGAGGCACAGCCTGAacacttccttcttttcttactAGGGGAAAGGATCTGAAAGAGCAGCACGACCAGAAAATGTGTGAGAGGGAGATGCAGCGAATTACCCTGCCCTTGTCTGCCTTCAGCAACCCCTCCTGTGAGATCGTGGATGAGAAGACTGTTGTGGTCCACACCAATC
The DNA window shown above is from Saccopteryx bilineata isolate mSacBil1 chromosome 2, mSacBil1_pri_phased_curated, whole genome shotgun sequence and carries:
- the PIK3IP1 gene encoding phosphoinositide-3-kinase-interacting protein 1, which encodes MKAVRMLLAWVQTFLVSNMLLAEAYESGGCFWDNGHLYRADQPSPAPGLRCLNWLDAQSRLASAPESGAGNHSYCRNPDQDPRGPWCYVSGQGGAPEKRPCEDLRCPESISQDLPTSTIESEEASEVPSGDEVQVFAPANALPSGSEAAAVQPVIGISQRVRVNSKEKKDLGTLGYVLGITMIVIIIAIGAGIIFGYTYKRGKDLKEQHDQKMCEREMQRITLPLSAFSNPSCEIVDEKTVVVHTNQTPVDLQEGSAPLIGQAGTPGA